The Astyanax mexicanus isolate ESR-SI-001 chromosome 6, AstMex3_surface, whole genome shotgun sequence region aaatcccAAAttaaagtattgtcatttagagcaattattttcagaaaatgagaaatggccgaattaaaaaaagatgcagagctacagacctcaaataatgcaaggaaagcaagttcatattattaaggttttaagagtacagaaattaatatttgttggaatgatcctgttttttaatcagttttttttggcatgttctcctccaccagttttacacactgattttggataactttatgcaactcctggtgcaaaaattcaagcggttcagcttggtttggtgatgatcatccaccttcctcttgattatattccagaggttttcaattgggtaaaatcaaagaaactcatcatttttaagtggtcttttatgtttttataccTTTAATAGCCCCTTCAAATCAGACTTAAGCTGAGGAAATAGAGGGAACCATTTATTCAATTAAGGGAGCAATTTTcttaaatctaaaaaataatttgaacaaTTTAAAGCCTTAACCATCAAATTGGCAGTAataattatgactgttttattttttaccgTCAGGCCAATTAATTAAtcctacataaaaaaaacaatccagtatttttaagacttttattttgtattacgtTTAAACACTCACCACACATTTTTAGCCCCATATGCACAGTTGCCTTCATTTTATTGAGTCTGATGTCTCAAAAATGCTGAACTTTTTATGACGTTTATGTCAATTTATTTACTACGACTGAAAAAAGCAGCACACTTTGCTTTTAATATAGATTGCTCATTTTTCTCACcagtttaaacattaaacataatcaATCAGGACACAACAAGTATTCCATAGCTTTATTATACAACACAAAATAgtaatattaaaacaaacatGTGGCACCAAAGGAAACAATTACATTGACATTCATGTAGAGCTATAGTAGGCCCATAATTCTGTAGTTCTAACCAGTCTTCATATCCTACAATGCTTTACAAATCTAACCCATCTACATCTTAAATCATTCATGGTTTAGGTTGCTACCCGCTTACAGTCAGCAAGGATACACTTTCACCAAGCAGCAGTTGGAGTCAATTTTGCAGGTAATTGTAGAGAGCAAACACTTGGGCTTTTGCTGCTTATGTAGTCCATCATGTGGGCTATTGAAACATAATTAAAGAAATGGGCTAAATAAAGAATATCTGCAATTTAATGTACAGGATGAGGTTTAGTATGTCTTACCAAACAACCCAGATATAAACTGTAAAAATCCAACCTGTTGATATAAgagtaaaatgtatgtatgtatgtatgtgcataTGGCATTTGCCCACTGAATCAAACATTCActtatacacatatttatatgGGTATACATATATAActcaaaacatttatttgtaaataaatagtcataaatattacatttgagttccacaaaaaatgtaaaatcagtTAGCATTTTTGTGTAGGCATTTAAATTCTTATAGACTTTTAAAAGGTAACTGTTCTGTTACAATAGAACATTCTCTGTAGGCTGCAACACTGTAGTACTTCGTTTCCCCTAAGAACAAAAATTCTGTCCATCTAACATGATGTTTTGTCCCCAATAAGAAGGAATACAATGTGCAGTATGTTGTGCTTTCTCCTCATTTTTCTCCCCCATCTGTGAAAACATCCTTTCTATGAAACTGCTGGGAACTTAAGCTCGGAGAGTTCTGAGTCTGGGGAGCTACTGCCACTGCGGTCACTGTAAGTGTCTCTGAAAAGAAAcggacacaaaaaaaatcatcatattaTCAACAAAACTTCAATGTCCTGCCCACTACGGGAAACCCCTTCCTCTGAGCTTTGTAATACAGATTATACATTTATTAGTAAAGAAAGGAAACACAATGTATACTGACAGGATTCAAAAGAATCATCAGGAATGAGGCATTTATTATCCTAACGTATGACTGGTCATTTAAGTTAAACTGTAATTATTACCGTGGTGAAAGTCTGCATCCTTTAAGCATAAAGCTTTGAAGTTTTCCTGCAGCTGCCAAAAGTAGCCCAAAATAGGGAGGTGAAGGCTTAATGGGACGAGAAGTGAACTCTGGATGGTACTGCACTCCCACAAAATAAGCATAATCTGCCAGGACAAAAAGTTTTATATTATACTCTTGATGGCCTCTTTTACAAAAGATGGCAATAAagtaccaaactttttttttaccaaccttcAAGTTCAATGACCTCCATTCGCTGCCCCTCCACATCCTGGCCCACAAAATGCAGCCCCTTCTCCTCAAAGTAGTGTGTCAGTTCTGGATTCACCTGGGGAaaagtaatgcaaaaaaataaagtaatatgaTTAGtaattttttacttattattttttacatgcaaCAGATGTTAGAGTTTATAAatatctgtttattatttataaccTCAAAGCGATGTCTGTGCCTTTCATCAACATGTTCAGCATCTCCATACAATTTTCCTAAAATATAAAACCAGAAAAATCCACTTAAATAATATTAAGATTCTTCATTTTAGCAtccaacaaataaatatataacataaattataaatatgataCATAATGCTTCTGCTTTAAGGACTCTAAAGAACTTACTCAGAATGCTGGTGTTACTTTTAAAGATGGTTCTCCTCTTCCCTAATCTCATAGTGCCACCCATTTGTCCTGGGTTATGTTCTGGCATGTCAATCACCTGCAATAATGAACAAGAGACCACTATAGTCTAGATCATGCCAATAGTGGTATCATTTATTGTATGTATTAGTGTAAAAACATGATACATACTACAGGATGCTTTGTTTCAGGATCAAATTCAGTTGAGTTGGCATCTGTCCAGTCAAACAAAATCAATATAAGCTCTACATCTTACTTTTATTTAACATACTCATGTGGTTTCTTTGTCTGCTTACCTTGCCAGCCAAGCACGTTACGTGCAAATTCACACACAGCGAGCTGCATGCCCAGACAAACACCTGCAAACCACAACGTTTGTATTTAGCGTGAATAAGGCAGCATATATTAACTGAGACAAGCCAAACACTATGTAAACTACAGAAATACAGGACAATCTTTAGAACTGTGATTTATCTTTTGGTTATTCTTAGATTTGCTGTAAGGGCCTTACAAATAAAGTCATATAACGTGCCTTCTTACCTAAAAAGGGCTTTTTCTGCTTCCTTGCCCAACTAATAGCCTGGATTTTCCCCTCTGTGCCCCGTACCCCAAATCCTCCAGGTACCAAAACAccactaaaacataaataaatgaccaCAAGAAAAAAGTGTCACATTCAAACAGATTAATattaatagaaatgctttaaatttagcttttaatAAAGCTatacaattaatacaaaaatctaAACACTTTTCAAGAAGGatagaaacaaaaatattaaataaacatatgaaatttcagtttttttgtgtttagtacaattaaaatatttgtagTCATTTTCCCAACCCAGACCAAAGCCAAGGCTAGACTAATGAAAATTCCAATTGATATTCACCATTTGACACTGCATTCTAGTCAAAGAATTGGCTTAATCAATGTCCAAGAAAATGCTTTTATGTTCCGAAGATAGGTTTTCATTTGGCAACATTATTGATTAGTATTGAGTGTTGTGGTGCTACACTTGGTATTAGTATCAAAATGCTGGTGTTGTGAAAATCCTTGTACTTTGTAATGCCTGAGAAGTGCTGACTACTAATATGACAAGCCGTTGCACTCACTCAGCACTGCAGAGTTTTTGCCAGGCTTCATGGTACTTCACTGGCTCTTCCTGCTGTGTAGCTTGCTCTAGGTCAGCAGAGTCAATGTACTGAAACAGAGAACAATTTCTAAATACTCCTAAAACTCGAAAGTGTATTTAGTGAAAGAAAGAACACAAAAGGCACTATGGTCCAAAAACATTTACATTGCAAAGAAAATCTTAATCAATTTTAACATTATGAACACCATTAACAGAGGAAGTCATTCCCCAATAACACTTCTTACTTTGACCTCTAGCTTGTGGTTGATTGCAAGGGCAGAATGCTCAAGTGCTTTAATGACTGAAGCATAGGAGTCGGAAAACTTGGTGTACTTTCCCACCAATGCAATTGAGGTGTGTTCCAAGAGCCGGTCTGACCTGTCAAAAAATATAGCCACACTAAAGCTCACTACATTAACATAGTGCAGACTTAGCACTGCTTTAAATAAGATGCTAAAGACCTTTACCTATCTGACATTTCTTTCCACTTGGTGAGCATTCTTCGAGGCCTCATCTCAATGGGTAGGTCTAGTCTTCGACAAAAGTAGTCCACCATGCCCTGATCCTCCAGAAGCAAAGGAACTCTGTAGATTGAAGATACATCATGGATGCAGATAAcctgtaaagaaaataaaagtacaatatatttaaaaccttTCACGGCAATATGGAACCATTACTGTCTTTTTTGAAGTATTAGGTCCAGTTCAGTTACATCCATTACAGATACCTGCTCTGGCTCCACATGACAAAACATGgagattttttcttttactgcagtATCCAGAGGTGTGGAACAACGGcaaacaatctaaaaaaaaaaaaaaatgaatataaagatCTCCTGTACCTTATGCCCCCAAATAGTTCTTTGACATTCCCTTGGAATAGCTACGCCCAGAATGTCTAATCAATTTGCTATCATTTGTAATCAAAAAAAGACTTGACGATTTTATTTAAagttatctccatttttgttgtatttttaaaacagataccatatatttaatatattttaaatagactGATTTTAAAGTCAATGTTATCTACATTTATGTTGATAATGTTATGTTGTTAATCAGGAACcatatatttaataaacattttaaatagactGGGgctattatatataaataaggtaACAGGAAAAAAACTGCCATACAAACTTTGACTGACCAGATCTGGAGACAGGCCCAACCCACGAAGCTCTCGCACACTGTTCTGTGTGGGTTTAGTCTTCTGCTCTCCTGTGGTGCTGGGCTGAcagcacaataaaaaaacaaacaaacatagaaGATAATCTTGTTTTATCATAATCTGAGTTTCCACCTGACAGTTTTGATGCACCTATATACATAACTGCCAACATGTTATGGgtgtaaataatgaataaaatgccAATGTGGTTAAGTAACATGATCACGACCTCATGTTCTTCCCTACCTGAGGAACAAGGCTGACATGGATGTTGCAGAAATTCTCCCTTTTCACCTTGAACTGAAACTGTCTAAAGGCTTCAATGAAAGGCATGCTCTCAATATCTCCAACAGTACCCCCCAGCTGtgccaaacacacaaaaaaaatctcttcaAGAAAAAGGTAGACAAAATATTCCAAgataaacattttaacacaaatcCAGCTGGAAGAGACCCACCTCGATTACACAGACTTGTGGCTCAACACCATCATCATCCACTGAGACTTTTGCTTGGCGCATGACCCATTCCTGAATAGCATCAGTAATGTGTggaaccacttaaaaaaaacaaacaaacaaaaaaaacatgatcaaACCACAACAGTTAAACAGCAATCTCCTAGCACCCTTACCTAATATCTATGAAAATTGACCAGGGCAAGCATTTCTATTTTTGTTGACCCTTACATGACACTttcttgataaaataaaataaaacattctagtaaaaatataaaaataaataggctATTTTTCATAATATGCAAGTAAAAGAGAATGGGATATTGTATAAATGAACTTGAGGGAATTACtgtttaagtacatttaaaaaatgtatttgagaaaaaaaaagttaaagctcTACTTGCTCTAAAATCATAATTCTTTAATCCCTGTAATGTTAGTAACTTCACCATTTCAATTATTCAAAGGATTCctgaaaaaaaataactattacTGACAGCTCAGACCAGCCATCTGGTTGATGTACAGAGTTTCAGCCACACCATTTTGACAAATGAAGATTTACCTTGCACAGTCTTGCCGAGATAATCTCCTCTTCTTTCTTTCGTTATAACAGACTGATAGATCTTCCCAGTAGTCAAATTGTTGTCCTTTGTTAATCGAATATCCAGAAAGCGTTCATAGTTTCCTAAATCCAGATCAACTTCACCACCATCATCCAGCACAAAAACTTCCCCTGTAAGGCAAAGCTTGAGTCAGTatgagtgagagaataagggcaATAACCAGAGCAACACTGCAGCAGTCAGTCAGGTAAACTCTTCATTAGCACTTACCATGCTCATACGGAGAGAAAGTGCCAGCATCTATATTAATGTAGGGATCGATCTTGATTGCAGTGACATGAAGGCCACAGGATTTTAGAATTGTTCCTACACTACTGGCAATGATACCTTTACCAATTCCAGATATGACTCCACCTGTGACCAGGATGTACTTCATTTTGGGAGAACacctgaaaaaagaaataaaaaagaaatacatatgtaaacatacagacatacagatcACAGACCTGCTGTTCATAacccctttttatttatttttaatttagtgatattcatatgtttaaaatattaccACACATAGCTACTAGGGGTGTCCCATACGCaataatattttgaaaataataatttgaataCCCTTAGCTTAAAAACCCTGaggtattctttttttttgctattgtagcaaaaaggaaaatttacactgttctcatttcccaataAATATTTACTAGAGGTTATACATGTCCAgtatctttttattttactttaatcctgtacATATATAGTGccttattagtatcatgacatgttggctctattacaatctggtgaaaatatCAATAAGTGGTGTGCCATACATCACAAGCAATAATGTTGctaaatattcatttttaattcaaCGTTTTGTCacaaaaacaccctgaaatatcctgatattattttagggagtTACTGTTTTAACCTAGGTACAGGTAGCATTTTCAACACAGGGAGTCTAATTTCAGTCCTTAATATAAAACTTAAACCCTAATGACTGGGAACATCTTATTTGATGGGAAAATATAACTAACTACCTCTGTAGAGCCTGGGATTTATGCATTATGTACTAAGCAATGTCAAGCCTTCTTTATTGTGTGAATTTTAGAATAAAGATTAATTATTTCAGtaaatactgatattttacattttataatgtccatttattcaaataaatctaatatttatgtgtaagtgaaataaaaaaagagattctAGTTGCTAAATTGTGAAAAtgaaatgcagttttaagaatgTAAAATGCCAAAATTGTCACAATCAAGCAAACATCAATCAAGTTTAGTTGTCTTCCGTTTTCACATTACACAATTTAAATCTAACAAATAGTACACACTGCCACATGCACCTGGTTACGAatagattgtttttttattattttagggccacatcacCAATCCTGAATAGCTAACTACTATGCATTTCTTTTAGATAACTTTGTTCACTTTGTTTGCTTTTGCAACACACAGTACACTCAGCTCATGTGTCACATGTAACTGGATCTAACTGACTGACCAACTGAGGCAACCTTTGACCCTTGTGTTCCTCATAGGTTCAGAATAAAACTTGTGTTtgaacattttaataaacatgtttttttttttaaacaatgccaTGCACAGTTTGTGTCATGGGGCTGAGGATCTGGCTGtcctataaaaagtaaaaaccaTGTGAGTTTcttagctagcattaggttaCCCATCTTACACAGCTGGGGAAACATTTAACTAGGGTATAGCTAAATGTGTTAAAGGTATGTAGCTGTATGGGTTGAGCAGGTTGCTGTGTTGTTGTGCTCTGTGTGGGACAGCTAATTTTAACCACTGACTTTCCCATACAAACAGAGGTGGCGGGAAAGACAAGCTAGCTAGGCTAGTTAGCTAATCTGGAAGAGCTGTTAGTCAATGTTAACGTGAGGGAACAAAAACAAACCAGCACCTTTAACAAAACACACTACAGATAACATAACTAGAGTAAATTAACTAGATAAACATGTTACTATAGTCAATGCGAATTAACATTAATAGTTATGTGCGAATTAGTGAGGTAAAAGAAATAACTCAGTATCATTGGTATAACAAGGTGTTCTGTCCAATTGTGCTACCCGTCGATATGTGATTCTTACcaccagtgcgcatgcgcggattttttttaatgtttatatgcTTTACTTGGGTGCGTTaaaccagcgtttctcaaccttttttctatcacggcaccctttaaatatatgcgagatgtcaaggcaccccagtttacggccggggggggggagggggtgggtgggtgctggcgcagtacttcaggtgagaacgaggggtgttgctggcggaatatgaaataaaatagcgcgtgcatcgcgtggggggacaaaaactttacagtgtgtcccaatttaggggctgcatccttcagaggctgtattcgaagacagattgcgtcacagctgcgcagtaatacaccgcctctgtgggtcgcatccttcagagtatgctgcctgtgaattgggacacaccccgacacgagctgactctggaaaggaaatatgcacgtgaggcgcaatattttgacggcacccccgatgaaaccagacggcaccccagggtgccgcggcaccctggttgagaaacactgcgtTAAACAACCGGAGCCACCTGCTATTATTTATGTTCCAACGTTTTAAGGACagctaataataaaagtaataataagatATTTTATACAATAAAGCAAAATCGGGATCTAATCACTTctcttaactgtaaaaaaaatatataaataaaaatacaaaaacgggCTCTAATCACCTCTTTTcctttaactttaaaaaataataaataaaaatacagaaacggGCTCTACTCACTTCTATTCCCCTAACTACTCACCTCTATTCTCTGAACTGTAACGTTACCTGGATATATTCATTCAGGGCTTTCCAAATATCCTACCGAAACTTCTGCAGGGAGCGTTTTTATATATGGCACTTTTTTCTGGTACTTTTACGTTTCAATATATACGCCAGGGTAGCACGCTGTGACCGGTTAACACAACTCGTCAGAACACCCGTGTCAGTGGTGTCAAATATCACATTACACTGAACCTGCTCTTCTTCGTTCTGAAGAGCGACGACCTCTCgaataacgttagctaacctaggttttAGATTTATATTAGGAGCAAAAACAGTGAAATACTGCGTTACTGGCTGTGGTTAGCTACATTAGGTTAACGTTACATAACACTGCAGTGCTTAACTTAATTCATCACAATTAAgcattaaagctaaaaaaaaaaaaaaaatatatatatatatatatatatatatatatatatatatatatatataagtcataTCTTTAATGTTTATCCTACCCCGAACCCCGGGTGTGAGAGCAGTGCGGAGGTACAGACTCTCCGGTTCAGCAGTGTCTGAGCAGTAGGTGGTGTTGTCAGTGCTGTCAGTGAGCCGCTGCCCGCGGAGCCGTTTCAGACACGTGCTGCGGAGAGCGCGCGCAGCCGACCACTCACCCGATCTATAAACACAGCGGACTGTCGTGTTGCTGTGTTGATGTCTTGTTGAAGTCCCGTTTACAGCATTTACACATCAGGGGAAAAGAATACAGCCTGCCCCTTCCACCTCAACTTCCGCCCTTTGATGTTCTTTCTCAATGGGTCTATCTGAAACACAACGCATGCTGACTTGATGCCTTGCTACCTACACTAAcctatgtacagctctgaaaaaaaaataagagaccacttcaggttctgcatcagtttctttaattttgctatttataggtatatgtttgagtaaaatgaacattgttgttttattctataaactacagaaaatatttctcccaaattccaaataaaaatattgtcatttagagcatttatgtgcagaattgagaaatgtctgaaataacaaaaaagatgcagaactttcagaccttaaataatgcaaagaaaaatagtTCATAtccataatgttttaagagttcagaaatcaatatttggtggaataaccctcacagtttcatgcatcttggcatgttctcctcccccagtcttacacactgcttttggataactttatgccactcctggtgcaaaaattaaagcagttctgcttggtttgatggtgtgtgatcatccatcttgtttatattctagagattttcgatttgcattttgtattttctttattttaaaatgttttgttgcacataacactatttgagagctgttgtccattaaAATAGATCATGAATCAAGTTTATAGACCAATAGAACggtaacttggccccgcccactgcactggaaaacagTAGAAGTAACATctaattttttactaatttaatgttattaaaacactttttaatcgtgttttttagggatggtttataaaataaaaaggtcaatatgaaatataaaatattacacacaggctatcaatgcaatgtaaaaaaaatcaaattaaatattttagttaattggattaatttgttttatagattttatagtagaatattatagccttcttttctgtgcattacagacagaaaaaaacattcttacatttttttccatcatTGGAGATCATtcaggtttgaaagggttaatctGTAGATATGAATGTGTATCTGTGTTGTCATTAACTCTTTTTAATTGTGCGTTTTTGCCGAATTAAACATGGGGCTATAACTAAACTTCAATTTAGAGATGATTGGGTGCCCTTTTATCTTAGAATCCTGTCTGACAGCATGTCTTAAAATTCACACACAAACAGTATGATCTTTAAGTGAACACTGTTACCAAGTATTACTTGTCATGGCTATATTTTAAGTTTGATTTAtagtatttcatttttattagtattattattttttttatttagtcttaCAGTTTTCCAGATTTCAAACTGTTTGTCCAATTAAGGactgtatacatatttttaattctttttttttttttttttacggaatTCACATTTGTATAAATgttaacaatgcagcacataaaaaatgtatcaaaCTAAAAGAATTAaactttgttactatacatccCTGCACTTAACCACCCACATGggctaccacagcaaccatctaagaCACAACAGCAACAAACTTGGGTACCATCACAATCACCTATCAGCAACCATCTAGCATGAGGTGTTGTTTTAGTAAAACCTACCTTATATAAAACAAACCCGGACCCCACCTCTGTTTGGGGTCCAGTAAAACCAGTATATATGGTGTCCTGGACTCTGGTATAACCAAGCTGACTAATAAACAAAAGCAGATTAGCACTTATCTACCAGTTCAGACCAGAATATAATTCATgatgctttttaatttaatagtGAAACGATTTAAATATCTCCCTATATTATAAAAACACATGCTTATAGGTTTGATGCATAGACAATTGATTTGAAggaaaatatgctttttaaacataattaatgCAGTAAAGACTTGAATTTGTTGTTTTgtgtaataaaacatattttaaaatactgcGTATGTAATGaaataaatagtttaattttACAATCATCTTTTTAGACATGCATGCTCACTAGATGGCGCTTTAACTTCATGCAGAACAAATATGATGTGCAGCAACAATctacagtttgtttgtttgtttttctaaactGTTCACAAAGTCCTGCAGTTACCTTGTCCTTAGCCCAACAAATGATAGTATGCCTATttccaacaaaaacacaatacctttcctctcttttctctctaagAAGGCAGAGTCTGCAGGACTGCATTTAAGCAAGCGTATACAAAACTAtactaagctaaaaaaaaatcttgttagaGGAGTTATGTAACATTTCAGACAGGGACGGAGTTGGTTCTCCAGCAGCAGCTGGCTTTAAGACTATCTGTCTAATTATAGCATTCACACAGACTTAGCCTGGTGGCTCCTGAATAAGGTTGGAGTTGCAGGGGAATTATATAACTGGCAGGAGATAATGATTATAGACACAAGACTGCTTTAAAGTCAACTCTGTAATGTAGGTAATGTGCCTCCCAAATGGTGCTGATGCGGGCTGTTGCAGAATTACATAGCAAACCCCCACTGTCGAATTAAGACACTAGAAAACACTTAGATTGCTCTTTTGAGCCCGGAAAGACCTGCATGATCACTGGAAGGGTGAATGTAACACTGGGGATTTCACACTGGCCTTAGTCTAAATACACTGTATAGAAATGAGTGCATGAACAAACAGTTAAAGCATCAGTCCTTAAGTTTGttccttttaaattgaaagcattaGAATTCCTGATTAGGGAGGGGAGAACATATTGTAATAATTTGCATTAACATGCTTCAGCAACTATCACTGAAaagtcaaatatatatttatactaaaaccaGAGTGCATTGGTAGGTCTTCTCTTAGCCTTTCTTGCCATGTCACATTTTTTTGACAGCTTTTGCTGGTTTCTTGAGCATCTGTGGTGCTGCTTATAGCGCTGGTACAAACCTGCATGCTGACATGAAGGTATCAGATCAGAATGTCAAACTCCTGAAAAGAAGGGGTAAGCTAAAACAGAGTACAACAGTGTCCTTACTAAATTCCCCAAATTATTAATTTGGTCTGAATAGGGACTGTATCACAATGAACAATGCACTTTTGTAAAGTACGTTTGCTGAATGTGTAAATCCATGCAATTGCACATTATCACCAGATAGGTCTCCAAATTCCCAAAACCTACAGACTGTTACTTTAAAGCAGCCAATGAATACACGTAGGAGACATTGGAAGCCACGTAATGCATGGTGATCAGAGAGGGTGTGTGTAATGGAAAATccgtatgaataaaaaaaa contains the following coding sequences:
- the ctps1b gene encoding CTP synthase 1b; the protein is MKYILVTGGVISGIGKGIIASSVGTILKSCGLHVTAIKIDPYINIDAGTFSPYEHGEVFVLDDGGEVDLDLGNYERFLDIRLTKDNNLTTGKIYQSVITKERRGDYLGKTVQVVPHITDAIQEWVMRQAKVSVDDDGVEPQVCVIELGGTVGDIESMPFIEAFRQFQFKVKRENFCNIHVSLVPQPSTTGEQKTKPTQNSVRELRGLGLSPDLIVCRCSTPLDTAVKEKISMFCHVEPEQVICIHDVSSIYRVPLLLEDQGMVDYFCRRLDLPIEMRPRRMLTKWKEMSDRSDRLLEHTSIALVGKYTKFSDSYASVIKALEHSALAINHKLEVKYIDSADLEQATQQEEPVKYHEAWQKLCSADGVLVPGGFGVRGTEGKIQAISWARKQKKPFLGVCLGMQLAVCEFARNVLGWQDANSTEFDPETKHPVVIDMPEHNPGQMGGTMRLGKRRTIFKSNTSILRKLYGDAEHVDERHRHRFEVNPELTHYFEEKGLHFVGQDVEGQRMEVIELEDYAYFVGVQYHPEFTSRPIKPSPPYFGLLLAAAGKLQSFMLKGCRLSPRDTYSDRSGSSSPDSELSELKFPAVS